A part of Melittangium boletus DSM 14713 genomic DNA contains:
- a CDS encoding TonB-dependent receptor gives MALSYGTVAHADSVILGTVLDAETRQPAPDVVVTATSPNLQGEQVVVTDAQGQYRIPQLPPGVYTLRFDKEAFLPFTRPDIQLRLDRTIRVNVQLLPESAQESIELDVVGRAPTIDVGSTTTGLNVDQDFIKRIAVNRPGGKSGAARSFESLAELAPGAQNDMYGVSLNGTTSPENGYVVDGLSNNDPAFGVNASPLNVEFVQDVNIITGGYMPEYGRSTGGVLNAVTKSGSNEFHGSVYGTVTPGALEGTRAQVVSASSVIAGRNALDVLGDVGVTLGGPILHDKLWFFAGIAPNYSHYTHTRSINAYQTERDPVTGELRVRTNERGFNLFTEIPGSRRDIAVQGQSLQYIGKLTYLLNANHNFSLSVTGTPSTSGGPDTISVSPLTGLVLPLLPGNPDAEIFYTKATASTTSTALKYSGAFNDKRLLVDANLGWFHQTSAILPSDGSAVGSTTGLAGLATAVYSAPRPIFFYEPGLTAAQEACTQNGDPTGLLACPVYSYYAGGPGYINDAKLDRVQANAKATWLLKALGTHVLKLGADVELLRYNNLKAYSGSVFLLEATNGANWVDIRRFGYQSGPDTATSLAFLNSTTTSNTAGGFLQDSWTIAQRVTLNVGVRYDAQWLYGGDGNLAFSLPNQISPRLGLVVDPLANGRMKVYANFARYYEQVPINLLDRAFPPEPRYVAKHSSGVGRCDPATIATREGQATCLADSNLELFNGTFGPGFIDPSFLHFGGKADRVPVDPAIKPQSSDEVLVGAEYELLANIRAGALYTHRYMNSIIEDMSRDGGNTRILGNPGEGFAQEFPKATRDYDAVTVFLNRTFSDGWLAQASYTWSRLYGNYSGLFRPETFQLDPNFSSDFDLLSLMENRTGLLPFDRTHAIKVFGAKEFAFTRDLSASLGLSYRGNSGVPINYLGGHPIYGANEAFILERGSAGRTPWVNNIDGNLGVNYRLNKTQVLSLSVDVFNLFNFQQATTVDEAYTFRGVIPVVGGKPADGRLTPEQVTAYDPATGLPSGTLTEADLNKNFRQPTAYQAPRQIRLGLKYTF, from the coding sequence ATGGCTCTGTCCTATGGAACGGTGGCCCACGCCGACAGCGTGATTCTCGGGACGGTCCTCGACGCCGAGACCCGCCAGCCGGCCCCCGACGTGGTCGTCACGGCGACGTCGCCCAACCTGCAAGGCGAGCAGGTGGTGGTGACGGACGCCCAGGGGCAGTACCGCATTCCCCAGCTGCCGCCAGGCGTGTACACGTTGCGCTTCGACAAGGAAGCGTTCCTGCCGTTCACGCGCCCGGACATCCAGCTACGGTTGGATCGCACCATCCGCGTCAACGTGCAGCTGCTGCCCGAGAGCGCCCAGGAGAGCATCGAGCTCGACGTCGTGGGGCGCGCGCCGACGATCGACGTGGGCTCGACGACGACGGGCCTCAATGTCGACCAGGACTTCATCAAGCGCATCGCGGTGAACCGCCCGGGCGGCAAGTCGGGCGCGGCCCGCTCCTTCGAGAGCCTCGCGGAGCTGGCGCCGGGTGCGCAGAACGACATGTATGGCGTGTCGCTCAACGGCACCACCTCCCCGGAGAACGGGTACGTGGTGGATGGCCTGTCCAACAACGACCCGGCCTTTGGCGTCAACGCGAGCCCCCTGAACGTGGAGTTCGTGCAGGACGTCAACATCATCACCGGCGGGTACATGCCCGAGTACGGCCGCTCGACGGGCGGCGTGCTCAACGCGGTGACGAAGTCCGGCTCCAACGAGTTCCACGGCTCGGTGTACGGCACCGTGACGCCGGGAGCGCTCGAGGGCACGCGCGCCCAGGTGGTCAGCGCCTCCTCGGTGATCGCCGGCCGCAACGCCCTGGACGTGCTGGGCGACGTGGGCGTCACCCTTGGCGGCCCCATCCTCCACGACAAGCTGTGGTTCTTCGCCGGCATCGCGCCCAACTACAGCCACTACACGCACACCCGCTCGATCAACGCGTACCAGACGGAGCGCGATCCGGTCACGGGCGAGCTCCGGGTGAGGACGAACGAGCGGGGCTTCAACCTGTTCACGGAGATTCCCGGCTCGCGGCGTGACATCGCGGTCCAGGGGCAGAGCCTGCAGTACATCGGCAAGCTGACGTACCTGCTCAACGCCAACCACAACTTCTCGCTGTCCGTGACGGGCACGCCGAGCACCTCGGGCGGTCCAGACACCATTTCCGTCAGCCCGCTGACGGGCCTGGTGCTGCCGCTGTTGCCCGGCAATCCCGACGCGGAGATCTTCTACACGAAGGCCACGGCGAGCACGACGTCCACCGCCCTCAAGTACTCGGGCGCCTTCAACGACAAGAGGCTGCTCGTCGACGCCAACCTCGGCTGGTTCCACCAGACGTCGGCCATCCTGCCCTCGGACGGCTCGGCCGTGGGCTCCACCACGGGCCTGGCGGGACTGGCGACGGCCGTCTACAGCGCCCCACGGCCCATCTTCTTCTACGAGCCTGGCCTCACCGCGGCCCAGGAGGCCTGCACCCAGAACGGAGATCCAACGGGGCTGCTGGCCTGTCCGGTGTACTCGTACTACGCGGGAGGCCCAGGCTACATCAACGACGCGAAGCTGGACCGCGTCCAGGCCAACGCCAAGGCCACCTGGCTGCTCAAGGCGCTGGGCACCCACGTGCTCAAGCTGGGCGCGGACGTGGAGCTGCTGCGCTACAACAACCTCAAGGCCTACTCCGGCTCCGTGTTCCTGCTCGAGGCCACCAACGGCGCCAACTGGGTGGACATCCGCCGCTTCGGCTACCAGTCCGGTCCGGACACGGCCACGAGCCTGGCCTTCCTGAACTCGACCACCACCAGCAACACGGCCGGTGGCTTCCTGCAGGACAGCTGGACCATCGCCCAGCGCGTGACGCTCAACGTGGGCGTGCGCTACGACGCCCAGTGGCTCTATGGCGGAGACGGCAACCTGGCCTTCTCGCTGCCCAATCAGATCTCCCCCCGCCTGGGCCTGGTGGTGGACCCGCTGGCCAACGGCCGCATGAAGGTGTACGCCAACTTCGCGCGCTACTACGAGCAGGTGCCCATCAACCTGCTCGATCGCGCCTTCCCGCCCGAGCCGCGCTACGTGGCGAAGCACTCCTCGGGCGTGGGCCGCTGCGATCCCGCCACCATCGCCACGCGGGAGGGACAGGCCACGTGCCTGGCCGACTCCAACCTGGAGCTGTTCAACGGCACCTTCGGCCCCGGGTTCATCGATCCGAGCTTCCTGCACTTCGGAGGCAAGGCGGACCGTGTGCCGGTGGACCCCGCCATCAAGCCCCAGTCGTCGGACGAGGTGCTGGTGGGCGCCGAGTACGAGCTGCTGGCCAACATCCGCGCCGGCGCGCTCTACACCCACCGGTACATGAACTCGATCATCGAGGACATGAGCCGCGACGGAGGCAATACGCGCATCCTGGGCAACCCGGGTGAGGGCTTCGCCCAGGAGTTCCCCAAGGCCACGCGCGACTACGACGCGGTGACGGTGTTCCTCAACCGCACCTTCTCCGACGGCTGGCTGGCGCAGGCGAGCTACACCTGGTCGCGGCTGTACGGCAACTACTCGGGCCTGTTCCGTCCGGAGACCTTCCAGCTCGACCCGAACTTCAGCTCGGACTTCGACCTGCTGTCCCTGATGGAAAACCGCACGGGCCTGCTGCCCTTCGACCGCACGCACGCCATCAAGGTGTTCGGCGCCAAGGAGTTCGCGTTCACCCGGGACCTGAGCGCGAGCCTCGGCCTGTCGTACCGCGGCAACTCCGGCGTGCCCATCAACTACCTGGGCGGGCACCCCATCTACGGCGCCAACGAGGCGTTCATCCTGGAGCGGGGCAGCGCGGGCCGCACGCCGTGGGTGAACAACATCGACGGCAACCTCGGGGTGAACTACCGCTTGAACAAGACCCAGGTGCTGTCGCTCAGCGTGGACGTGTTCAACCTGTTCAACTTCCAGCAGGCGACCACGGTGGACGAGGCCTACACCTTCCGCGGCGTGATTCCCGTCGTGGGAGGCAAGCCGGCCGATGGGCGGCTCACGCCCGAGCAGGTCACCGCCTACGATCCCGCCACGGGCCTGCCCTCGGGCACGCTGACCGAGGCGGACCTGAACAAGAACTTCAGGCAGCCCACCGCGTACCAGGCGCCACGGCAGATCCGCCTGGGTCTCAAGTACACCTTCTAG
- a CDS encoding MFS transporter codes for MMQTDMSTATPSNNAPSSHPVLLGAWYGLATLILASICGNSVMQVMALLTEPLKQELSLSDTEIGALRGLGATLVVALASYPIGWLADRIDRRRIFAVCIFIWCAATAASGLARDYEMLFVFAMGISVGEAVLGPVTYSLIPDLFPPERRMLANSIFFVSQLLGYAVGLALGGLLIGAVERSHAALPAALASLSTWRIVFILVALPGIVLIPMMLAIPLREAARADSGAGTAAPGEHGGLLAYCRAHVRTLLSMFAGFGAIGAANFTVFGWIAVAIVRMFGATPAEVGVTLGQVFAVGSVLGVTAANLLAKRLARRDADAAPVRVAELGALTALAFSLLYLVATTPTQFYVIATFQIAASFGGLALSPTVNQGIAPARIRARMMALGGMFYIAFGALSPLVVGIISDALGPEPRNLLTAMMLVAVPGFVGGALLLRFGEGTLRRTMDSVKADDAAFMARLE; via the coding sequence ATGATGCAGACCGACATGTCGACCGCGACCCCCTCGAACAACGCGCCCTCGTCCCATCCCGTGCTGCTGGGCGCCTGGTATGGCCTCGCGACGCTGATCCTCGCGTCGATCTGTGGCAACTCGGTGATGCAGGTGATGGCACTGCTGACCGAGCCGCTCAAGCAGGAGCTCTCGCTCTCCGACACGGAGATTGGCGCGCTGCGCGGCCTGGGCGCGACGCTGGTCGTCGCCCTCGCCTCCTATCCGATCGGCTGGCTCGCCGACCGCATCGATCGCCGGCGGATCTTCGCGGTGTGCATCTTCATCTGGTGCGCGGCGACCGCCGCGTCCGGACTGGCGCGCGACTACGAGATGCTGTTCGTCTTCGCGATGGGCATCTCGGTGGGCGAGGCCGTGCTCGGTCCGGTCACCTACTCGCTGATCCCGGACCTGTTCCCGCCCGAGCGCCGCATGCTCGCCAACTCGATCTTCTTCGTCTCCCAGCTGTTGGGCTATGCCGTGGGACTGGCGCTCGGCGGTCTGCTGATCGGCGCGGTGGAGCGCTCGCATGCCGCGCTCCCGGCGGCGCTCGCCTCCCTGTCGACGTGGCGCATCGTGTTCATCCTGGTGGCGCTGCCGGGCATCGTGCTGATTCCCATGATGCTCGCGATCCCCCTGCGCGAGGCGGCGCGCGCGGACAGCGGGGCCGGGACGGCCGCGCCCGGGGAGCACGGCGGATTGCTCGCCTATTGCCGGGCGCACGTCCGGACGCTGCTGTCGATGTTCGCCGGCTTCGGTGCGATCGGCGCGGCCAACTTCACCGTCTTCGGTTGGATCGCGGTCGCGATCGTCCGGATGTTCGGCGCGACGCCCGCGGAGGTGGGCGTGACGCTGGGCCAGGTCTTCGCGGTGGGCAGCGTCCTCGGCGTGACCGCCGCCAACCTGCTCGCCAAACGCCTCGCGCGGCGCGATGCCGACGCCGCGCCGGTGCGGGTCGCCGAGCTGGGAGCGCTCACGGCGCTGGCGTTCTCGCTGCTGTATCTGGTCGCCACGACGCCGACCCAGTTCTACGTGATCGCGACCTTCCAGATCGCCGCGTCGTTCGGTGGCCTCGCCCTGTCGCCGACGGTCAACCAGGGGATCGCCCCCGCGCGGATCCGGGCGCGGATGATGGCGCTCGGCGGCATGTTCTACATCGCCTTTGGCGCGCTGAGCCCGCTGGTGGTCGGCATCATCTCCGATGCGCTGGGGCCCGAGCCGCGCAACCTGCTGACCGCGATGATGCTCGTGGCGGTGCCCGGCTTCGTGGGCGGCGCGCTGCTGCTGCGCTTCGGCGAGGGCACGCTGCGCCGGACGATGGACAGCGTGAAGGCCGACGATGCCGCCTTCATGGCGCGCCTGGAGTAG
- a CDS encoding substrate-binding domain-containing protein has translation MENTPSNGRTPRPLSWTELGLGPRSVLGFLLTLALVAGWLYYWFWGHDARSRPAPATRMADVKTLNSFREDVCGPPTPNGRPIAFSMLYSEEKRAWIEDAVDDFARLCPNIQVKLTAMGGLQSAEALLSGEQRPLVWAPTDELIVDYLMARWKARARPEILLEPSERTSLVRSPLVVLVWYDQLRMFQALLSAQSSPEGPWMSSLCALVPRDADPSKTPLEEQLPGRWVDWYDQNAARMPRPAAGERPLPSREELVSWDRVKIQHTSPTHSTSGFEVLYLLAYDYSLPPRQRRAAPADAGPQETVVLGNEQLREAFAQGFSAKKEQLRRWLQRCQAGMPDFPRSTELATQRLLDEGAREFDGVVTFEHLALPLLQRIDRYPGVKPDVRINYPEPTFVNAHAAYLLWPEARGPEIEAQRDAARRWLAYLRGQEQQQKAILHGFRPAIDLSLLDYDVDGNLFLSLRRHGVQPVLEVTEPPRLEGQPLADMVDIWKAAVGRN, from the coding sequence ATGGAGAACACTCCTTCGAACGGACGCACCCCGAGGCCCCTTTCATGGACCGAGCTGGGGCTGGGGCCGCGCTCCGTCCTGGGCTTCCTCCTCACCCTGGCCTTGGTGGCCGGCTGGCTCTACTACTGGTTCTGGGGCCATGACGCCCGCTCCAGGCCCGCGCCGGCCACGCGCATGGCGGACGTGAAGACCCTCAATTCCTTTCGCGAGGACGTGTGTGGGCCCCCCACGCCCAATGGCCGTCCGATCGCCTTCTCCATGCTCTACAGCGAGGAGAAGCGGGCCTGGATCGAGGATGCCGTCGACGACTTCGCCCGGCTCTGCCCCAACATCCAGGTGAAGCTCACGGCGATGGGCGGCTTGCAGTCCGCGGAGGCGCTGCTGTCCGGTGAGCAGCGGCCCCTGGTCTGGGCGCCCACGGACGAGCTCATCGTCGACTACCTGATGGCGCGCTGGAAGGCACGCGCCCGCCCGGAGATCCTGCTCGAGCCCTCCGAACGGACCTCCCTGGTCCGCTCGCCGCTGGTGGTGCTCGTCTGGTACGACCAGCTGCGGATGTTCCAGGCCCTCCTGTCCGCCCAGAGCAGTCCCGAGGGCCCCTGGATGTCCTCGCTCTGCGCCCTCGTGCCGCGCGATGCCGACCCCTCGAAGACGCCCCTGGAGGAGCAGCTGCCGGGCCGCTGGGTGGACTGGTATGACCAGAACGCCGCGCGGATGCCCCGTCCCGCGGCGGGAGAGCGCCCCTTGCCCTCGCGCGAGGAGCTGGTGAGCTGGGACAGGGTGAAGATCCAGCACACCTCCCCCACGCACTCCACCTCGGGCTTCGAGGTGCTCTACCTGCTGGCGTATGACTATTCGCTGCCGCCCCGTCAGCGCCGGGCCGCGCCCGCCGACGCGGGTCCCCAGGAGACGGTGGTGCTGGGCAACGAGCAGCTGCGCGAGGCCTTCGCCCAGGGCTTCTCCGCCAAGAAGGAGCAGCTGCGGCGCTGGCTCCAGCGCTGCCAGGCGGGCATGCCCGACTTCCCCCGCTCCACGGAGCTGGCCACCCAGCGGTTGCTCGACGAGGGCGCCCGGGAGTTCGACGGGGTGGTGACCTTCGAGCACCTGGCGCTGCCCCTGCTGCAGCGCATCGACCGCTACCCGGGGGTCAAGCCCGACGTGCGCATCAACTACCCCGAGCCCACCTTCGTCAACGCGCACGCGGCCTACCTGCTCTGGCCCGAGGCGCGGGGCCCGGAGATCGAGGCCCAGAGGGACGCGGCGCGCCGGTGGCTGGCCTACCTGCGCGGCCAGGAGCAGCAGCAGAAGGCCATCCTCCACGGCTTCCGTCCCGCCATCGACTTGTCGCTGCTCGACTACGACGTGGACGGCAACCTCTTCCTGAGCCTGCGCCGCCACGGGGTCCAGCCCGTGCTGGAAGTGACCGAGCCGCCCCGGCTCGAGGGTCAGCCCCTGGCGGACATGGTGGACATCTGGAAGGCGGCCGTGGGCCGGAACTGA
- a CDS encoding YcjF family protein: MSVEIHQVEPSTQAPVPEEKTQDAPASADALPVPPVLGSPEARERLYQAEAIIRGNTLWSAGAGTFVILFPYMDVVAAAAVQLKMLKNLSDLYGVKFSEGIAAKIVSTLVMGSGGALVGDAVMRIVNFIPGVGRALSAVSAPLMAAAFTHALGHVYVVHLESGGALLDFDPKAMQERFKEQYEKSKEAVRELRKEVVESATQHFRPPSA, encoded by the coding sequence ATGTCCGTCGAGATCCACCAAGTAGAGCCCTCCACACAGGCCCCCGTGCCCGAGGAGAAGACGCAGGACGCGCCCGCCTCGGCGGACGCCCTGCCCGTGCCTCCCGTGCTGGGTTCACCGGAGGCGCGGGAGCGGCTCTACCAGGCGGAGGCCATCATCCGCGGCAACACGTTGTGGTCCGCGGGCGCCGGCACGTTCGTCATCCTCTTCCCCTACATGGACGTGGTGGCGGCGGCGGCCGTGCAGCTCAAGATGCTCAAGAACCTGTCGGACCTCTACGGGGTGAAGTTCTCCGAGGGCATCGCCGCGAAGATCGTGAGCACCCTGGTGATGGGCTCGGGAGGCGCGCTGGTGGGTGATGCGGTGATGCGCATCGTCAACTTCATTCCGGGCGTGGGCAGGGCCCTGAGCGCGGTGTCCGCTCCCCTCATGGCGGCGGCGTTCACGCATGCGCTGGGCCACGTGTACGTCGTCCACCTCGAGTCCGGCGGCGCGCTGCTGGACTTCGATCCGAAGGCGATGCAGGAGCGCTTCAAGGAGCAGTACGAGAAGTCCAAGGAGGCGGTGCGGGAGCTGCGCAAGGAAGTCGTCGAGTCGGCGACCCAACACTTCCGCCCCCCGTCGGCCTGA
- a CDS encoding YcjF family protein, with the protein MSVETYKVETSTQSPTHEVKTTKEKKKEREARPPQPQPLLGSAESRERLRQAEAIVKRNTLWAVGAGALIFPVVDVVAASAVQLKMLKNLSDLYGVNFSEGIAKKLVSSLLMSLGGVAVGVGAASLIKLIPGVGSALGVLTFPLSVAAFTNALGRVFIMHFESGGTLLDFDPKKMQEHFKNEFEKARLTVDQLRKEDSQVETTVRAERRET; encoded by the coding sequence ATGTCCGTCGAGACGTACAAGGTGGAGACGTCGACGCAGTCCCCCACGCATGAGGTGAAGACGACCAAGGAGAAGAAGAAGGAGCGGGAAGCGCGGCCGCCCCAGCCCCAGCCCCTGCTGGGCTCGGCGGAGTCCCGCGAGCGGCTGCGCCAGGCGGAAGCCATCGTCAAGCGCAACACGCTGTGGGCGGTGGGCGCCGGCGCGCTCATCTTCCCCGTCGTGGACGTGGTGGCGGCCTCGGCGGTGCAGCTCAAGATGCTCAAGAACCTGTCGGACCTCTACGGGGTGAACTTCTCCGAGGGCATCGCCAAGAAGCTGGTGAGCTCGCTGCTGATGAGCCTGGGCGGCGTGGCGGTGGGCGTGGGCGCCGCGAGCCTCATCAAGCTCATTCCCGGCGTGGGCTCGGCGCTGGGCGTGTTGACGTTCCCGCTGTCGGTGGCGGCGTTCACCAACGCGCTGGGCCGGGTGTTCATCATGCACTTCGAGTCGGGCGGAACGCTGCTCGACTTCGATCCGAAGAAGATGCAGGAGCACTTCAAGAATGAGTTCGAGAAGGCCCGGCTGACGGTGGATCAGCTGCGCAAGGAAGACTCCCAGGTCGAGACGACGGTTCGCGCCGAGCGCAGGGAGACATGA
- a CDS encoding prohibitin family protein, whose product MFRSKPSPDTEPPPTFREQLAAAFLQLRFTVYLVLVFCLILLGFVWQRVFISVPPGHNAVMYRFLGGGTVTDRVWGEGLHVIPPWDRLTIYDTRLQQRTIHFNVLSEEGLQLGVKVSIRYRPHLDMLGFLQRDIGKDYFDKLVLPEIQAHTRRTFGNRPAHEIYSSAKDVLQELGRVPVLGRIEDSGGTPNANPYVVVQELKLMDISLPEMVAGAISDKYRQEQLMLEYRYKLEREEKEAERKRTEAAGIRDYNEIVGKLSPEMLRLKSIEATLELSRSPSSKVVLLGGGQQGQAPSLIMNLEGPPPAASSTPPPAAPPPAAAMREPPGDKGSPTGKTTPAVEEKPLTARAVTRPATDASPSTGTVTAVRIEPPAEPSAERPGTTRDNKGPEAPPAPSTPPGPPPPAGIW is encoded by the coding sequence ATGTTCCGCAGCAAGCCGTCCCCCGACACCGAGCCGCCGCCGACCTTCCGCGAGCAGCTCGCGGCCGCCTTCCTCCAGTTGCGCTTCACCGTGTACCTGGTGCTCGTCTTCTGCCTCATCCTGTTGGGCTTCGTCTGGCAGCGCGTCTTCATCAGCGTGCCCCCCGGCCACAACGCCGTCATGTACCGCTTCCTCGGGGGTGGCACCGTCACCGATCGGGTGTGGGGCGAGGGCCTGCATGTCATTCCGCCCTGGGACCGGCTCACCATCTACGACACGCGGCTGCAACAGCGCACCATCCACTTCAACGTGCTCAGCGAGGAGGGCCTCCAGCTGGGCGTGAAGGTGTCCATCCGCTACCGGCCCCACCTGGACATGCTGGGTTTCCTCCAGCGCGACATCGGCAAGGACTACTTCGACAAGCTCGTGCTGCCGGAGATCCAGGCCCACACGCGCCGCACCTTCGGCAACCGGCCCGCGCACGAAATCTACTCCAGTGCCAAGGACGTCCTGCAGGAGCTGGGGCGCGTGCCGGTGCTCGGCCGCATCGAGGACTCGGGCGGCACTCCCAACGCCAACCCCTACGTGGTGGTCCAGGAGCTCAAGCTCATGGACATCTCCCTGCCGGAGATGGTGGCCGGCGCCATCTCGGACAAGTACCGGCAGGAGCAGCTCATGCTCGAGTACCGCTACAAGCTCGAGCGCGAGGAGAAGGAGGCCGAGCGCAAGCGGACCGAGGCGGCCGGCATCCGCGACTACAACGAGATCGTCGGCAAGCTGTCGCCGGAGATGCTGCGGCTCAAGAGCATCGAGGCCACGCTGGAGCTGTCCCGCTCGCCCAGCTCCAAGGTGGTGCTGCTCGGAGGCGGTCAGCAGGGCCAGGCCCCCTCGCTCATCATGAACCTGGAGGGCCCTCCGCCGGCCGCGTCGTCCACGCCCCCCCCCGCGGCCCCGCCGCCGGCCGCCGCCATGCGAGAGCCGCCCGGCGACAAGGGCTCCCCGACGGGCAAGACCACCCCGGCGGTCGAGGAGAAGCCCCTCACGGCGCGCGCGGTCACGCGCCCCGCCACCGATGCCTCCCCCTCCACCGGCACCGTCACGGCGGTCCGGATCGAACCTCCCGCCGAGCCCTCGGCCGAGCGCCCGGGGACCACGCGGGACAACAAGGGGCCCGAGGCGCCCCCCGCCCCGTCGACGCCTCCCGGGCCGCCGCCCCCCGCGGGCATCTGGTGA
- a CDS encoding YcjF family protein gives MSVETIQFEAAPQASAAEVKAPAQEVAGPVVDARERLRQAETIVYRNTFWAMGAGAIGVPLIDLVAASAVHLKQLKQLADLYGVDFKEGLARKLVAAMLMSLGGVGVGTLATSLLKLIPGIGTGLGMLSLPMALASSTNAIGQVFIMHFEAGGTLLDFNPTRMQDYFKSEFEKAQRHVAELKRKATSPAENKAS, from the coding sequence ATGTCCGTCGAGACCATCCAGTTCGAGGCAGCGCCGCAAGCCTCCGCCGCCGAGGTGAAGGCACCCGCCCAGGAGGTGGCCGGCCCCGTGGTCGATGCGCGGGAGCGGCTGCGTCAGGCCGAGACCATCGTCTATCGCAACACCTTCTGGGCCATGGGCGCTGGCGCCATCGGCGTGCCCCTGATCGACCTGGTGGCGGCCTCCGCCGTGCACCTCAAGCAGCTCAAGCAGCTGGCGGACCTCTACGGCGTGGACTTCAAGGAGGGCCTCGCCCGGAAGCTGGTGGCCGCGATGCTCATGAGCCTGGGGGGCGTGGGCGTGGGCACCCTGGCCACGTCCCTGCTCAAGCTGATTCCCGGCATCGGCACCGGCCTGGGGATGTTGTCGCTGCCCATGGCGCTGGCCTCGTCGACCAACGCGATCGGCCAGGTCTTCATCATGCACTTCGAGGCGGGAGGGACCCTGCTCGACTTCAACCCCACGCGGATGCAGGACTACTTCAAGAGCGAGTTCGAGAAGGCCCAGCGGCACGTCGCGGAGCTCAAGCGCAAGGCGACCTCCCCCGCCGAGAACAAGGCGAGCTGA
- a CDS encoding ATP-binding cassette domain-containing protein — protein MALTIIEMLSKEAGAERRNLFIAASLSGLANSFVIALINSVARSIPNVRMHSFVLFALSVALYVLTSRYTFHRTTRLVESALHHIKIRIVDKIRRMDLQGFERVGTSEIYDRITENVTVISTSAGMIAATLQSICVLVFSALYLAWLSVPALMLISLLLGSGLMLFRSNQDLVENGLRQLGIFRLAFFDQLTDLLKGFKETRFNARRSQELREDVLRTSERLRDSTIKTNSLFDDNLIFSNTLLFALLASVVFVLPQQLELKSTQVTQIIAALMLSWNSVAIAVNCYPAYIRSNHALMALEALEQKLESGSDPLAKEALVSNPWKGRFSRIEVSRLEYTYRPTTDDGMNFHIGPVDLTLQAGEVVFVVGGNGSGKSTFLKTFTGLYPASAGSIRVDGVRVDSHTLAAYRELICTIFTDFHLFSRLYGLLDVQPEAVQALIAQMQLEEQTSFSQQRFTRRELSTGQRKRLAMIVALLEDRPLYIFDEWAADQDPTFRHYFYKELLPMLRARGKTVIAVSHDDRYFSCADRVVTMEYGQVRSIEQHGEGAPPPPSPEKPS, from the coding sequence ATGGCGTTGACCATCATCGAAATGCTGTCCAAGGAGGCGGGCGCGGAGCGGCGCAATCTGTTCATCGCCGCGAGCCTGTCGGGTCTCGCCAATTCCTTTGTCATCGCGCTCATCAACTCCGTGGCGCGCAGCATTCCCAACGTGCGGATGCACTCCTTCGTGCTCTTCGCGCTCTCGGTCGCGCTCTACGTGTTGACGTCGCGCTACACGTTCCATCGCACCACCCGGCTGGTCGAGTCAGCGCTGCACCACATCAAGATCCGCATCGTGGACAAGATCCGGCGCATGGATCTGCAAGGCTTCGAGCGGGTCGGCACTTCGGAGATCTACGACCGGATCACGGAGAACGTCACGGTCATCTCCACGTCCGCGGGCATGATCGCCGCCACCCTCCAGTCCATCTGCGTCCTGGTGTTCTCGGCGCTCTACCTGGCCTGGCTCTCGGTGCCCGCGCTCATGCTCATCTCGCTGCTGCTGGGCAGCGGCCTGATGCTCTTCCGCTCCAATCAGGATCTGGTGGAGAATGGCCTGCGTCAGCTGGGGATCTTCCGGCTCGCCTTCTTCGATCAGCTCACCGACCTGCTCAAGGGCTTCAAGGAGACGCGCTTCAACGCCAGGCGCAGCCAGGAATTGCGCGAGGACGTGCTGCGGACCTCGGAGCGCCTGCGCGACAGCACGATCAAGACCAACAGCCTGTTCGACGACAACCTCATCTTCTCCAACACGCTGCTCTTCGCGCTGCTGGCGTCCGTGGTGTTCGTCCTCCCCCAGCAGCTGGAACTCAAGAGCACGCAGGTCACCCAGATCATCGCGGCGCTGATGCTCTCGTGGAACTCGGTGGCCATCGCCGTCAACTGCTACCCCGCCTACATCCGCTCCAACCACGCGCTCATGGCGCTCGAGGCGCTGGAGCAGAAGCTCGAGTCGGGCAGCGATCCCCTGGCGAAGGAAGCGCTCGTCTCCAACCCCTGGAAGGGACGCTTCTCCCGCATCGAGGTCTCCCGGCTGGAGTACACCTACAGACCCACGACGGACGACGGCATGAACTTCCACATCGGTCCGGTGGATCTCACCCTCCAGGCGGGCGAGGTGGTGTTCGTCGTGGGTGGCAATGGCAGCGGCAAGTCCACCTTCCTCAAGACCTTCACGGGGCTCTATCCCGCCAGCGCCGGCAGCATCCGCGTGGATGGCGTTCGCGTCGATTCCCACACCCTCGCCGCCTATCGCGAGCTCATCTGCACCATCTTCACGGACTTCCACCTCTTCTCCCGGCTCTATGGCCTGCTGGACGTGCAGCCCGAGGCCGTCCAGGCGTTGATCGCCCAGATGCAGCTGGAGGAGCAGACGTCCTTCTCCCAACAGCGCTTCACCCGGCGGGAGCTGTCCACGGGCCAGCGCAAGCGCCTGGCCATGATCGTGGCCCTGTTGGAGGACCGGCCGCTCTACATCTTCGACGAGTGGGCCGCGGATCAGGACCCGACGTTCCGGCACTACTTCTACAAGGAGCTGTTGCCGATGCTGCGCGCGCGCGGCAAGACGGTGATCGCCGTGAGCCACGACGACCGGTACTTCTCCTGTGCCGATCGGGTGGTGACGATGGAGTACGGCCAGGTGCGCTCCATCGAACAACATGGGGAAGGAGCGCCGCCGCCCCCCTCCCCCGAGAAACCCTCCTGA